Proteins encoded together in one Desulfovibrio sp. UCD-KL4C window:
- a CDS encoding flagellar biosynthesis protein FlhF, with the protein MRVKTFRGNSTASIFAEIKAEFGDSAVILSNKSVEEGGCKIHEIMVGVEGQETPVQTQPTRDDVLGDAINSIPEWNQEWNQIKGHMMALLKPQMNLNLLAPRQRLALEYLEREGVEGKVIMSLFHDLRQDPSKQILPVLENIAQVCPFGQKNWPQKIHALAGPHGVGKTSTIIRLALKEKKDNPGARICVASADQGQGKGRLVLRHYADLSGLEFKDLATRDDFAALTGESHKFDKIFIDLPGLSGNSELESWLAVCGLTGTCDIAVHLVMNPYFAPAQYTAFLKRYKSSKLKSIIWTKLDESCSYGALINTSYESGLPVSLLSYGSGLRNSLKSAIEKDFWRLIFKHQLPKKDETSFAKAV; encoded by the coding sequence ATGCGGGTAAAAACATTCAGAGGAAACAGCACAGCATCAATTTTCGCCGAAATCAAAGCTGAATTCGGTGACAGTGCTGTAATCCTCAGCAATAAGTCAGTAGAGGAAGGTGGATGTAAAATCCACGAAATCATGGTCGGTGTCGAAGGTCAGGAGACTCCTGTCCAGACGCAGCCCACCAGAGATGATGTTCTGGGTGATGCTATAAATTCCATTCCTGAATGGAATCAGGAATGGAATCAGATTAAAGGACATATGATGGCTCTTTTAAAGCCTCAAATGAACCTTAATCTCCTTGCCCCCCGCCAACGCCTCGCTCTAGAATACCTTGAGCGTGAAGGAGTTGAAGGTAAGGTTATTATGAGTTTATTTCATGACCTTAGACAAGACCCTTCAAAACAGATTCTACCCGTTCTAGAAAATATAGCACAGGTCTGCCCTTTCGGCCAAAAGAACTGGCCTCAAAAGATTCATGCATTGGCTGGACCGCACGGTGTAGGTAAAACTTCTACAATCATCAGGCTTGCTCTTAAAGAAAAGAAGGATAATCCAGGGGCACGGATATGCGTAGCCTCCGCGGACCAAGGACAGGGGAAAGGACGCCTTGTACTGCGTCACTACGCAGACCTTTCTGGGCTTGAATTCAAAGATCTTGCAACAAGAGACGATTTTGCTGCACTGACAGGCGAAAGTCATAAATTTGACAAAATTTTTATAGATCTGCCTGGACTTTCAGGAAATTCGGAACTTGAAAGCTGGCTGGCTGTATGTGGACTGACCGGAACCTGCGACATAGCTGTTCACTTGGTAATGAACCCATACTTTGCTCCAGCGCAATACACTGCATTTTTGAAAAGATACAAATCATCAAAACTAAAAAGTATTATCTGGACAAAACTTGATGAATCCTGTTCTTACGGCGCACTTATTAACACTTCATATGAAAGCGGACTACCTGTCTCACTGCTGTCATATGGATCTGGATTAAGAAACAGCTTAAAAAGTGCTATTGAAAAAGATTTCTGGAGACTCATCTTTAAACACCAGCTTCCCAAAAAAGATGAAACTTCATTTGCAAAGGCTGTCTAG
- the flhA gene encoding flagellar biosynthesis protein FlhA: protein MAASKSKAVNINYDRFAKHGDLLLAAGVVIILFVMLIPLPTLIIDFMLTVSISLGLIILITSMFMQSPLEFSIFPSLLLVTTLLRLALNVATTRAILLHGDEGTSAAGNVIQSFGEFVVGGNYIIGIVIFLILFILNKKVIVAGTTRIAEVAARFTLDAMPGKQMSIEADLNSGLIDEEEAQSQRTLIRREADFYGAMDGAGKFVQGDVNASMMITFVNIIGGILIGVLQKNMNWADAAQTYTLLTIGDGLVSTIPSLIISTSAGIIVSRAAAEAKMGEEFLGQLTYHSRALKLVSAILVIFGIVPGMPTIPFLALAIVVYAISTLNRDNEEANDKQEAKDKKANADAPSLDSPEEVQALLPLDQLELEVGYGLIPLVDEEQNGNLLSRIRSIRRQFALDMGVIVPSLHLRDNLQLKPGEYRVLIKGNAVASAEILIDHQLAMDPGDAKHRIKGIETVEPAFNLPAIWIPDSQKEEAMLAGYTVVDPSTVIATHLTEIFRRNLGEFLGRQETQELLDNLSKRAPKAVEDLVPNIMPLGTVQKVLQNLVKENVSVRDMLTVVEALADYGPSIQDPGQLTEYVRSHMSRTIIKPYLASDGSLPILTFGPNVEATLNSAMRTSETGGFLALDPGAAQQLIQSVSVAAENVLNTDGQPVVLCAPQMRSHLAQLMVRFLPTIPIISQAEIPASVRIMSAGTVEF, encoded by the coding sequence ATGGCCGCATCTAAGTCAAAAGCAGTAAATATAAATTATGATAGATTTGCCAAGCATGGTGATCTTCTATTAGCAGCAGGCGTAGTTATTATTCTATTCGTCATGCTGATTCCACTTCCCACACTTATAATTGACTTTATGCTGACCGTAAGTATTTCTCTTGGATTAATCATTCTTATTACATCCATGTTCATGCAGTCTCCCCTAGAATTTTCAATATTTCCATCACTCCTGCTGGTCACAACACTTTTGCGGCTGGCTCTTAACGTCGCAACAACGCGAGCAATTCTTTTACACGGGGATGAAGGTACATCAGCCGCCGGTAACGTTATTCAAAGCTTTGGGGAATTTGTTGTAGGTGGTAACTACATAATCGGTATTGTTATATTCCTCATTCTTTTCATTTTAAATAAAAAAGTTATCGTTGCCGGTACAACACGTATTGCGGAAGTAGCCGCACGATTCACCTTGGACGCAATGCCAGGTAAGCAAATGTCAATTGAGGCTGACCTTAACTCCGGCCTAATAGATGAAGAAGAAGCTCAAAGTCAAAGAACCTTGATCCGTAGAGAAGCAGACTTCTACGGAGCCATGGACGGTGCCGGTAAGTTCGTACAGGGGGATGTCAACGCCAGTATGATGATTACATTCGTAAATATCATCGGCGGAATCTTAATCGGGGTTCTGCAAAAAAACATGAACTGGGCTGATGCAGCACAGACATATACTCTCCTGACAATCGGTGATGGTCTTGTTTCCACAATCCCTTCACTTATCATATCTACATCAGCTGGAATCATTGTTTCACGCGCCGCGGCTGAAGCCAAGATGGGCGAAGAATTCCTCGGTCAGCTTACTTATCACTCACGCGCTCTTAAACTTGTATCAGCTATACTTGTAATTTTCGGAATAGTTCCCGGAATGCCGACGATTCCATTCCTAGCTCTTGCCATAGTAGTTTACGCCATTTCCACACTTAATCGTGACAACGAAGAAGCTAACGATAAGCAGGAAGCCAAAGACAAAAAAGCAAATGCAGATGCTCCCTCTCTGGACAGTCCAGAAGAAGTACAAGCCCTGCTACCACTTGACCAATTGGAACTGGAAGTCGGGTATGGACTCATTCCGCTGGTTGACGAAGAACAAAATGGTAATCTTCTTTCCCGTATACGCTCAATACGTCGACAATTCGCTTTGGACATGGGTGTCATTGTTCCGTCACTGCATCTGCGTGATAATCTCCAACTCAAACCCGGAGAATACAGAGTCCTCATTAAAGGCAACGCTGTTGCCTCAGCTGAGATTCTTATCGATCATCAGCTTGCTATGGACCCGGGTGACGCTAAACATCGAATCAAAGGTATTGAAACAGTTGAGCCAGCTTTCAATCTGCCTGCCATCTGGATCCCTGACAGTCAAAAAGAAGAAGCAATGCTTGCTGGATACACGGTTGTTGATCCTTCAACAGTTATTGCTACTCATCTTACTGAAATTTTCCGCCGCAACCTTGGAGAATTCCTTGGAAGACAGGAAACACAGGAACTGCTGGACAACCTTTCTAAACGTGCTCCTAAAGCCGTTGAAGATCTGGTTCCAAACATTATGCCGCTTGGAACTGTTCAGAAAGTTTTACAAAATCTTGTTAAAGAAAATGTTTCAGTTCGCGATATGCTAACAGTAGTTGAAGCTCTAGCTGACTACGGGCCATCTATTCAGGACCCTGGTCAGTTAACTGAATACGTCCGCTCTCACATGAGCAGAACGATTATTAAACCCTACCTTGCCAGTGATGGAAGCTTACCGATTCTGACTTTTGGGCCTAACGTAGAAGCTACTCTCAACTCGGCAATGAGAACTTCTGAAACTGGAGGATTTCTTGCACTTGACCCAGGAGCAGCTCAGCAGTTAATTCAATCTGTCAGCGTAGCTGCTGAAAATGTACTGAATACTGACGGTCAACCCGTTGTGCTGTGTGCTCCTCAGATGCGAAGCCATTTAGCACAACTGATGGTACGGTTCTTGCCTACAATCCCTATAATATCTCAGGCTGAGATTCCTGCAAGCGTAAGAATCATGTCTGCAGGTACTGTAGAGTTTTAA
- the flhB gene encoding flagellar biosynthesis protein FlhB: protein MQEDPSKTEKATPKRIDKSRKEGSVPKGQEMGKTITLLAGVIALKFLMEFYYEEFYTLFQWFLTKGIFLELNKNSVYTLFMWCSEKLAMILLPLLLSIAFAAYLTLRLQVGSLWSTKVFEPKFSKMFDLMAGVKKLLFDVKTLVRLSKSLLLAIVVGIAPYIVIQQELPNFLPLFHSDAHRLATFMLEVGYKMVSYTMLPMMVIAIVDLLYTRWDYQENLKMSKDEVKDERKQSEGDPQVKMQMKQKMQAILQKRMMSDVPKADVVITNPTHFAIALRYDALQAPAPQVLAKGMNKVAERIKEIARENNVPIRENKPLAQALYKQVEIGDVIPEELYQAVAAILAKLNRFKR, encoded by the coding sequence ATGCAAGAAGATCCAAGTAAAACAGAGAAAGCGACCCCCAAGCGAATAGATAAATCGAGGAAAGAAGGCAGTGTTCCTAAGGGACAAGAAATGGGGAAAACTATAACTTTGTTAGCAGGAGTTATTGCGCTTAAATTCCTGATGGAGTTCTATTACGAAGAATTTTACACACTTTTCCAATGGTTTTTAACCAAAGGAATTTTTTTAGAATTAAATAAAAATTCAGTTTACACACTATTTATGTGGTGCTCAGAAAAACTTGCAATGATCCTGCTACCACTGCTGCTCTCCATTGCATTTGCGGCATATCTAACTCTTAGACTTCAGGTCGGAAGCTTGTGGTCTACTAAAGTGTTTGAGCCTAAATTCAGCAAAATGTTTGACCTAATGGCTGGCGTAAAAAAACTTCTCTTTGATGTAAAAACACTCGTCAGACTCTCTAAAAGCCTCTTACTGGCAATAGTTGTAGGAATTGCACCATATATTGTTATTCAACAGGAACTACCTAATTTTCTGCCTCTTTTTCACTCCGACGCCCACAGGCTTGCTACTTTCATGCTTGAAGTCGGATACAAAATGGTCAGCTATACTATGCTTCCAATGATGGTGATAGCCATTGTCGATCTTTTGTACACCCGCTGGGATTACCAGGAAAATCTCAAAATGAGTAAAGATGAAGTCAAAGATGAACGCAAGCAATCTGAAGGTGACCCACAAGTCAAAATGCAGATGAAACAAAAAATGCAAGCAATCCTTCAGAAAAGGATGATGAGTGATGTTCCTAAAGCAGACGTAGTTATTACCAACCCAACCCACTTCGCAATAGCATTGCGGTACGATGCTCTCCAGGCTCCAGCCCCTCAGGTTCTGGCTAAAGGTATGAATAAAGTAGCTGAAAGAATCAAAGAAATCGCCCGTGAAAATAATGTCCCTATCCGTGAAAATAAACCTTTGGCACAGGCTTTGTATAAACAGGTTGAGATCGGTGACGTAATTCCGGAAGAACTGTATCAAGCTGTAGCTGCTATTCTCGCTAAACTTAATAGATTTAAGCGCTAA
- the fliR gene encoding flagellar biosynthetic protein FliR, whose amino-acid sequence MNIFNFSPNDLMSFYLTFFRVSIVLFMLPFFGSNSIPNMLKAALAIVLTIAIWPAVSFDGSLMPSNPYNIALMILGELVLGLTLGIIINVVFSAIQTGGNFIGVHMGLSMVNVLDPMTGVNEAVTAHFLYMCSILVFLALNGHLYLISGLVDSFKYIPPGQIFINETLVTQIMTISTELFVLAVKVASPIIASIFVVDLALALISKMSPQMNVLMLGFPLKIMVGFYFLSMVFTILAIFIGDFVHTLPAYMLNIIKAASPLDIPPLK is encoded by the coding sequence ATGAATATTTTTAACTTCAGTCCAAACGATCTTATGAGCTTCTATCTTACCTTCTTTCGGGTAAGTATTGTGCTCTTTATGCTGCCTTTTTTCGGATCCAACTCAATTCCGAATATGCTTAAAGCTGCGCTTGCTATTGTTTTGACTATCGCCATATGGCCTGCAGTCTCGTTTGACGGCTCTCTTATGCCATCAAATCCATATAATATCGCTCTTATGATCTTGGGAGAATTAGTCTTAGGACTAACGCTTGGAATTATTATTAACGTCGTTTTCTCTGCGATCCAAACAGGCGGTAACTTTATAGGCGTACATATGGGCTTATCTATGGTTAACGTTTTAGACCCCATGACTGGAGTAAACGAAGCAGTAACAGCTCACTTCTTGTATATGTGCTCTATTCTCGTCTTTCTAGCCCTTAACGGTCACTTATACCTTATCTCAGGACTTGTTGACAGTTTCAAATATATCCCTCCTGGACAGATTTTTATTAATGAAACTCTGGTTACTCAAATAATGACAATCTCAACTGAACTTTTTGTTTTAGCCGTAAAGGTGGCTTCCCCAATCATTGCTTCTATTTTTGTAGTTGACCTTGCTCTTGCACTAATTAGTAAAATGTCCCCACAGATGAACGTGCTGATGCTTGGCTTCCCTTTAAAGATCATGGTGGGATTTTACTTCTTAAGTATGGTATTCACAATTTTAGCCATATTTATTGGAGATTTTGTGCATACACTCCCGGCTTACATGTTAAATATTATCAAGGCGGCAAGTCCGCTGGATATTCCACCATTAAAATAG
- a CDS encoding M23 family metallopeptidase: MLFKKYHIVIFKNPSENARKFQIRGWLFISIFALIAGLVGGNIMLWKYYENYSGLESNLAHAEKAVQEQKAQLLSLSQKMMNISQDLDRVRNFDSKLRVMINLDQENVQSVTPKGGSTEPNFSNNYLPLYRQELLVRKMHDFLAQLSTEAKLEEVKQQEIIHSMRSRQDALDSTPSIWPVEGWVTSPFGWRSSPFTGKREYHKGLDISCPLGTPIYAPAQGTISFVGLSGGYGRLIKINHGANLSTRYGHLKMAAVKKGQVVTRGELIGYAGSTGRSTGPHLHYEVRLGGVPVSPLRYILN; encoded by the coding sequence ATGCTATTCAAAAAATACCATATTGTTATATTTAAAAATCCTAGCGAGAATGCCCGCAAATTCCAAATTAGGGGATGGTTGTTTATATCCATTTTTGCCCTAATAGCCGGACTTGTTGGCGGCAATATAATGCTATGGAAATATTACGAAAATTATTCTGGATTAGAATCAAATCTTGCTCATGCTGAAAAGGCTGTTCAAGAGCAAAAAGCGCAGCTTCTATCTCTTTCTCAAAAGATGATGAATATTTCTCAAGACCTCGATAGAGTCAGAAACTTTGACTCCAAACTACGAGTAATGATTAATTTGGATCAGGAAAATGTTCAAAGCGTAACTCCGAAAGGAGGTTCTACTGAACCCAATTTTTCAAACAACTACCTTCCGCTTTACCGCCAAGAACTTCTTGTACGTAAAATGCATGATTTTTTAGCTCAGCTCAGCACTGAAGCAAAACTGGAAGAAGTAAAACAACAAGAAATAATTCATTCCATGCGCTCCAGGCAAGATGCGCTTGATTCAACGCCATCTATCTGGCCAGTTGAAGGTTGGGTAACATCCCCATTCGGCTGGAGAAGCTCCCCTTTTACAGGCAAAAGAGAATATCACAAAGGATTAGATATTTCTTGTCCTCTCGGGACACCTATATATGCTCCGGCACAAGGAACAATTTCCTTCGTAGGACTTAGCGGCGGATATGGACGCTTAATTAAAATAAATCACGGTGCAAACCTTTCGACAAGATACGGGCATCTGAAAATGGCAGCAGTTAAAAAAGGCCAAGTCGTAACACGCGGTGAACTTATCGGTTATGCCGGCAGCACCGGACGCTCAACCGGCCCTCACCTACACTATGAAGTTAGACTCGGAGGCGTTCCAGTCAGCCCGTTACGTTACATTTTAAATTAA
- a CDS encoding tRNA 2-thiocytidine biosynthesis TtcA family protein codes for MPKWGKLSYAQKKTVSTVGMLMQKTEMIHEGARIGVAVSGGVDSFVLIKTMLIRQAIIPINIELMVLHVNPGFDPDSHHPLTNWCIENGVSSHIELTNYGPRAHGPENRNKSACFFCSRLRRKRLFELCEQYDLTHLAIGHTADDLVTTFHMNMEQNGRIQGLSANEPFFKGKLQMIRPALMLEKKFIKAAARQWELPIWKNNCPSNNATKRSYIYERLQEEWNKNPITRNNTFNALRRWQLDLNMKKK; via the coding sequence ATGCCCAAATGGGGAAAATTAAGCTATGCACAAAAAAAAACGGTCTCTACCGTGGGCATGCTTATGCAAAAAACAGAGATGATTCACGAAGGGGCTCGCATCGGCGTAGCAGTCTCAGGAGGAGTTGACAGCTTTGTACTAATCAAAACAATGCTCATCAGACAGGCCATCATACCTATAAATATAGAACTCATGGTTCTTCACGTCAACCCAGGATTTGATCCAGATAGCCACCATCCACTCACCAACTGGTGTATTGAAAACGGAGTTTCTTCACATATAGAATTAACAAATTATGGACCACGTGCTCACGGACCGGAAAACAGGAATAAATCAGCCTGCTTCTTTTGCAGCAGACTGCGGCGTAAAAGACTATTTGAATTATGCGAACAATACGATTTAACCCATTTGGCTATAGGACATACTGCAGATGATCTTGTTACTACATTTCATATGAACATGGAACAAAATGGAAGAATTCAAGGACTTTCAGCCAATGAACCTTTCTTTAAAGGCAAGCTTCAGATGATCCGCCCAGCTCTTATGCTTGAAAAAAAGTTCATTAAAGCAGCCGCCCGCCAATGGGAATTGCCAATCTGGAAAAACAACTGTCCATCCAACAACGCAACCAAACGCAGCTACATTTACGAGCGACTCCAAGAAGAATGGAACAAGAATCCTATCACTAGAAATAACACTTTCAATGCTTTAAGGCGTTGGCAACTTGACTTAAACATGAAAAAGAAATAA
- a CDS encoding DUF4340 domain-containing protein gives MLKRFFIFLALVAIICGVFYFSSPKLPMLRSEPLWPSVLSKQVDKIDICRSGKDCFSLVRKTGGWDVVQQDWNEYPLADTSKVDRLLRVLAQGHALKYIGRMTGKNRQQYGLLVPQIRISTGGGQALSLTIGDRSPSDEGSFAVNSLSQNDLFVLNNDFVRRCDFPAEYYFNLQLLSGEVNNISSISLSNGDSPLWTIVRQKDQFVFSFPVTLTGQTARSGEIDLFLHSLMETPAKGLVSGSSEKLGNLLFSLEVLFRDKSIKSIDFFDVEGDKDYYLANSTIQNGFFVLSKEHVDQLNKTAFGMRKRSILSVETGKIGSIRVLQGNQTFIGIKSDKNWESLDERKPLLGIDMSLWRLNELKFEAEPISDLSSSAVKAMELELMNVAGSRLVKVVFFTDPELPSGLCWLSLGDDKGYYQVSNKLLEDLQGQIPLRK, from the coding sequence GTGCTGAAAAGATTTTTTATTTTTCTGGCTCTGGTTGCCATCATCTGTGGAGTCTTTTATTTTAGCTCGCCGAAACTTCCTATGTTGCGGTCTGAGCCACTCTGGCCGTCCGTTTTGTCGAAGCAGGTGGACAAAATTGATATTTGTCGTTCTGGAAAAGACTGCTTTTCACTGGTGCGCAAGACTGGTGGTTGGGATGTTGTTCAGCAGGACTGGAATGAATATCCCTTAGCAGATACTTCGAAGGTGGATAGATTATTAAGAGTTTTAGCTCAGGGACATGCTTTAAAATATATCGGGCGCATGACTGGAAAAAACAGGCAGCAGTATGGATTGCTTGTCCCTCAGATACGAATATCAACGGGCGGAGGTCAGGCTTTGAGTTTGACTATCGGTGATAGGTCTCCGTCGGATGAAGGCTCTTTTGCTGTGAATTCTTTGAGTCAAAACGATTTATTCGTTTTAAATAATGATTTTGTCCGTCGGTGTGATTTTCCGGCAGAGTATTATTTCAATCTGCAATTACTCTCTGGCGAAGTTAATAATATTTCTTCTATTTCTCTTAGCAACGGCGACTCTCCTTTATGGACTATTGTTCGTCAAAAAGACCAATTTGTTTTTTCTTTTCCTGTCACTTTGACAGGTCAAACAGCCCGTTCAGGGGAGATAGATTTATTTTTACACTCTTTAATGGAAACTCCGGCAAAAGGGCTTGTTTCTGGATCTTCAGAAAAGCTAGGTAATTTGCTCTTTAGTCTCGAAGTTTTATTTCGTGATAAGAGTATTAAAAGTATTGATTTTTTTGATGTGGAAGGTGATAAAGATTATTATTTAGCAAATTCCACTATTCAAAATGGTTTCTTTGTTCTTAGTAAAGAGCATGTAGATCAGTTGAATAAAACAGCATTCGGTATGCGCAAGCGTTCTATTCTTTCTGTTGAAACAGGAAAGATTGGTTCTATTCGTGTTTTACAAGGTAATCAGACTTTTATTGGGATTAAATCTGATAAAAACTGGGAAAGCCTTGATGAAAGAAAACCTTTGCTGGGTATTGACATGTCCCTATGGCGACTTAATGAATTAAAATTCGAGGCGGAACCGATTAGTGATCTTTCAAGTTCAGCTGTAAAAGCAATGGAACTTGAACTAATGAATGTGGCTGGCAGCAGGCTTGTAAAAGTTGTTTTTTTTACTGACCCTGAACTTCCGTCAGGGCTGTGTTGGCTTTCACTAGGTGATGACAAAGGATACTATCAGGTATCCAATAAATTGCTTGAAGATTTGCAAGGTCAGATTCCTCTCAGAAAATAG
- the rpoZ gene encoding DNA-directed RNA polymerase subunit omega, with amino-acid sequence MARITIEDCLAEVGNRFLIVQMAIKRVKQYREGYPPLIESKNKEIVTALREIAAGKVIPEDYHTFSGANPDSE; translated from the coding sequence ATGGCAAGGATTACAATTGAAGATTGTCTGGCTGAAGTCGGTAACAGATTCCTTATTGTCCAGATGGCCATCAAAAGAGTTAAACAGTATCGTGAAGGATACCCTCCTCTTATTGAATCCAAGAACAAAGAAATTGTAACAGCTTTGAGGGAAATTGCCGCTGGTAAGGTTATCCCTGAAGATTATCACACATTTTCTGGAGCAAACCCGGATAGTGAATAA